The following proteins come from a genomic window of Deinococcus aerophilus:
- a CDS encoding aminopeptidase, whose product MTAVPTVTTTYDPHKHAALLAEYCLYAARGERLLVTGGIEAAPLLREVTRALLLRGARPVTRLEYPGQNDDLAELASDEVLGSFHAAEAADFGALDGSLRVLTPETPGQVAAARRAQLLASRAPLANIRSQRKWSLTLYPTAYAAAQAGMTVPEFADFVARAMFLDRADPVAAWGEVREKQARLIERLSVGDRVRIEAPGTDLTLRVEGRSWANSDGKRNMPSGEVFTGPLEDSAEGVVTFTVPALYNGQSVRGARLVFRAGEVVEASADEGEDVLRAALDTDPGARRLGELGIGTNDGIQQPTGNILFDEKIGGTVHLALGRSYPETGGTNTSGIHWDLITDLRGSGRLSVDGEVIQENGVFV is encoded by the coding sequence ATGACCGCTGTCCCCACCGTGACCACCACCTACGACCCCCACAAACATGCGGCCCTGCTCGCCGAGTACTGCCTGTACGCCGCGCGGGGAGAGCGGCTGCTGGTCACCGGCGGCATCGAGGCGGCGCCGCTGCTGCGCGAGGTCACCCGCGCCCTGCTGCTGCGCGGCGCACGTCCGGTCACCCGCCTGGAATACCCGGGCCAGAATGACGATCTGGCCGAACTGGCCTCCGATGAAGTACTGGGCAGCTTCCACGCCGCCGAGGCCGCCGACTTCGGGGCGCTGGACGGCAGCCTGCGGGTTCTGACCCCCGAGACGCCGGGACAGGTGGCCGCCGCACGGCGCGCGCAGCTGCTCGCCTCGCGCGCGCCGCTGGCGAACATCCGCTCGCAGCGCAAGTGGAGCCTGACCCTCTACCCCACCGCCTATGCCGCTGCCCAGGCCGGCATGACCGTGCCCGAGTTCGCGGACTTCGTGGCACGCGCCATGTTCCTGGACCGCGCCGATCCGGTCGCCGCCTGGGGTGAGGTCCGCGAGAAGCAGGCCCGGCTGATCGAGCGCCTGAGCGTGGGGGACCGCGTAAGGATCGAGGCGCCGGGCACCGACCTGACCCTGCGGGTGGAGGGCCGGTCCTGGGCCAACAGCGACGGCAAACGCAACATGCCCTCGGGCGAGGTCTTCACCGGGCCGCTGGAGGACAGCGCCGAGGGCGTGGTGACCTTCACGGTGCCCGCGCTGTACAACGGCCAGAGTGTACGCGGCGCGCGGCTGGTGTTCCGCGCCGGCGAGGTGGTCGAGGCCAGCGCAGACGAGGGTGAGGACGTGCTGCGTGCTGCGCTGGACACCGATCCCGGCGCGCGCCGTCTGGGAGAACTGGGCATCGGCACCAACGACGGCATCCAGCAGCCGACCGGCAACATCCTCTTCGACGAGAAGATCGGCGGGACCGTTCATCTCGCGCTGGGCCGCAGCTACCCCGAGACCGGCGGCACCAACACCAGCGGCATTCACTGGGACCTGATCACCGATCTGCGCGGCAGCGGACGCCTCAGCGTGGACGGCGAGGTGATTCAGGAAAACGGAGTGTTCGTCTGA
- a CDS encoding AAA family ATPase produces MLSGSPGAGKSSVARALLGHVPHGLHLPVDDLRELVVSGRVGPSLDHPPEAVRQFGLARRAAAFHARLYAEAGFAVVVDDVLWPADLDTMALHWQGLEVRPVFLNPSLAVTQARNAARTGKTFDPRILEPMIAALYPTMPPADYLAAGWRVLNTSALSVEDTVEALLSG; encoded by the coding sequence GTGCTGTCCGGCAGCCCGGGGGCGGGCAAGAGCAGCGTGGCGCGGGCCTTGCTCGGACATGTTCCGCACGGCCTGCACCTGCCGGTGGACGATCTGCGCGAACTGGTTGTCTCCGGACGGGTCGGCCCCAGCCTGGACCACCCGCCCGAGGCCGTGCGGCAGTTCGGGCTGGCCCGCCGCGCCGCGGCCTTCCACGCCCGCCTGTACGCCGAGGCTGGCTTTGCCGTGGTGGTGGACGACGTGCTGTGGCCTGCCGATCTGGACACGATGGCCCTTCACTGGCAGGGACTGGAGGTCCGCCCGGTCTTTCTGAATCCCAGCCTGGCGGTCACCCAGGCGCGCAACGCGGCCCGCACGGGCAAAACCTTCGACCCCCGCATCCTGGAGCCGATGATCGCCGCGCTGTACCCCACCATGCCCCCCGCCGATTACCTCGCGGCGGGCTGGCGGGTGCTGAACACCTCGGCCCTGAGCGTCGAGGACACCGTCGAGGCCCTGCTGTCCGGGTAG
- a CDS encoding C39 family peptidase, translating to MRLLRFALLLLLTAAPARAATPSAAPPPGYVLSGMPLVRQSYNACGPASITQVLRYYGLKADMAEVSRHTRPTERSYMTAQAIVDFAPQVGLEARLYAHGSLDTVRAAIRNGLPLIALQSHITASGQVVPHWRVVVGYDDAAKQAYLMDPLLGYVAMGYADFARVWADQRGQFAVMYPPSYAATVKRVIG from the coding sequence GTGCGTCTTCTTCGCTTCGCCCTGCTGTTGCTGCTGACTGCGGCCCCGGCCCGGGCTGCCACTCCGTCCGCCGCCCCGCCGCCCGGTTACGTTCTGTCGGGCATGCCGCTGGTGCGTCAGAGCTACAACGCGTGTGGTCCGGCCAGCATCACGCAGGTGCTGCGGTACTACGGCCTCAAGGCCGACATGGCCGAGGTCAGCCGCCACACCCGCCCCACCGAACGCTCGTACATGACCGCGCAGGCCATCGTGGACTTCGCGCCGCAGGTGGGGCTGGAGGCCCGGCTGTACGCGCACGGCTCGCTGGACACCGTGCGCGCCGCCATCCGCAACGGCCTGCCGCTGATCGCGTTGCAGTCGCACATCACGGCCAGTGGGCAGGTGGTTCCGCACTGGCGCGTGGTGGTGGGCTACGACGACGCCGCAAAGCAGGCGTACCTGATGGACCCGTTGCTGGGCTACGTGGCGATGGGGTACGCCGACTTCGCCCGGGTGTGGGCCGATCAGCGCGGTCAGTTTGCGGTGATGTACCCGCCCAGCTACGCCGCAACGGTGAAACGGGTGATCGGCTGA
- a CDS encoding peptide chain release factor 3, with protein MTLPTAQLEQEIARRRTFAIISHPDAGKTTITEKLLLYGGAILEAGSVTAKEGRSHTKSDWMSIEQQRGISISSSALTFEYSGRHINLLDTPGHQDFSEDTYRTLTAADSALMVLDAARGVQAQTEKLFAVCRNRHIPILTFVNKMDRPALDPFDLLQQLENVLQITAVPLTWPIGDGPDFKGVYDLQTGQVLAFERTSGGKHRAPMQTAGLDDPRLIGLVGADLAAKLKGDVELIEAAMPEFDAAAFLSGELTPVFFGSAMNNFGVEHFLSNFVELAPPPGPTETSVGERDPEAPFAGFVFKLQANMSKHHRDRTAFMRVMSGHFTRGMDVTHTRTGRKLRLSQAHTLFAQDREKVEEAYPGDIVGLVNPGVFQIGDVISLDTKVTLPSFPRFTPETFATLALKDVGKRKAFMKGLTQLAEEGVVQVFFPTDGARDPYLGAVGPLQFEVFQARLLEEYGVDVELNITGYGLVRWLAGDAGSVARFARHVEDDQGRPVMLFRSKYDLEYTAEQHPEIEFLPLPKDLTRV; from the coding sequence ATGACCCTACCCACTGCTCAGCTGGAGCAAGAAATCGCGCGCCGCCGCACCTTCGCCATCATCTCGCACCCGGACGCGGGCAAGACGACCATCACCGAAAAGCTGCTGCTGTACGGAGGTGCGATCCTGGAAGCCGGATCGGTTACCGCCAAGGAAGGCCGCTCGCACACCAAGTCCGACTGGATGAGCATCGAGCAGCAGCGCGGCATTTCCATCTCCAGCTCGGCGCTGACCTTCGAGTATTCCGGGCGGCACATCAACCTGCTCGACACCCCCGGACACCAGGACTTCAGTGAGGACACCTACCGCACCCTGACGGCCGCCGACAGCGCCCTGATGGTGCTGGACGCGGCGCGCGGCGTGCAGGCCCAGACCGAGAAGCTGTTTGCGGTGTGCCGCAACCGCCACATCCCGATTCTGACCTTCGTGAACAAGATGGACCGTCCGGCCCTGGACCCCTTCGACCTGCTGCAGCAGCTGGAAAATGTCCTGCAGATCACGGCGGTGCCGCTGACATGGCCCATCGGGGACGGCCCGGACTTCAAGGGCGTGTACGACCTCCAGACCGGACAGGTGCTCGCCTTCGAGCGCACCTCGGGCGGCAAGCACCGTGCCCCCATGCAGACGGCGGGCCTGGACGATCCCCGGCTGATTGGGCTGGTCGGGGCCGATCTGGCGGCCAAGCTCAAGGGGGACGTGGAACTGATTGAAGCCGCCATGCCCGAGTTCGATGCGGCGGCCTTTCTGTCGGGCGAGCTGACTCCGGTGTTCTTTGGCAGCGCCATGAACAACTTCGGGGTCGAGCACTTCCTGAGCAACTTCGTGGAGCTGGCTCCACCGCCCGGACCTACCGAGACCAGCGTGGGCGAGCGTGATCCGGAAGCTCCGTTTGCGGGCTTCGTGTTCAAGCTGCAGGCGAACATGAGCAAGCACCACCGCGACCGCACCGCCTTTATGCGCGTCATGAGTGGGCACTTCACGCGCGGCATGGACGTCACGCACACCCGCACCGGGCGCAAGCTGCGGCTCTCGCAGGCGCACACCCTGTTCGCCCAGGACCGCGAGAAGGTCGAGGAAGCGTATCCCGGCGACATTGTGGGGCTGGTGAACCCTGGCGTGTTCCAGATCGGGGACGTGATCAGTCTGGACACCAAGGTGACGCTGCCCAGCTTTCCGCGCTTTACCCCCGAGACCTTCGCCACGCTGGCCCTCAAGGACGTGGGCAAGCGCAAGGCCTTCATGAAAGGACTGACCCAGCTTGCCGAGGAAGGGGTGGTGCAGGTGTTCTTCCCGACCGATGGAGCGCGCGACCCCTACCTGGGCGCGGTGGGCCCCCTGCAGTTCGAGGTCTTCCAGGCCCGGCTGCTGGAGGAATACGGCGTGGACGTGGAACTCAACATCACCGGCTACGGGCTGGTGCGCTGGCTCGCCGGAGACGCCGGATCGGTGGCCCGCTTCGCCCGCCACGTCGAGGACGACCAGGGCCGGCCCGTCATGCTGTTCCGCAGCAAGTACGACCTGGAATACACCGCCGAACAGCATCCGGAGATCGAGTTCCTGCCGCTGCCCAAGGACCTGACCCGGGTATAA
- a CDS encoding histone deacetylase family protein → MPAFAHPYRAWTAYRRAAYAGQPAPRRQFMGREAMLQLLGQVAGQLPLEEAPDLPWALAERVHDPAYLARWRSGEVTRAEERALGFAWTPAVVERGLGSSGATLAATRDALSVGLGLNFGGGTHHAYADHAEGFSFLNDVVISARWLLDGGHARRIVILDLDVHQGNGTAALLASEPRALTVSVHGANNYPFRKEVGGLDIALPDGTADAAYLAALDERVAPVVAAFRPDFAFYLAGADVLAGDQLGKLALSVTGVRRRDERVFRWAARARIPLVTVMAGGYNRDPQRLIEARVGTVKAGLAAFG, encoded by the coding sequence ATGCCTGCCTTCGCCCACCCCTACCGTGCCTGGACCGCCTATCGCCGCGCCGCCTACGCTGGCCAGCCCGCGCCCCGGCGGCAGTTCATGGGGCGCGAGGCGATGTTGCAGCTGCTGGGACAGGTGGCCGGACAGCTGCCGCTGGAGGAAGCCCCCGACCTGCCGTGGGCGCTGGCCGAACGGGTTCATGATCCGGCGTATCTGGCACGCTGGCGCAGCGGCGAGGTCACGCGCGCCGAGGAGCGGGCGCTGGGCTTTGCGTGGACGCCCGCCGTGGTGGAGCGCGGACTGGGCAGCAGCGGCGCGACCCTGGCCGCCACGCGCGACGCCCTGAGTGTGGGCCTGGGCCTGAACTTCGGCGGCGGCACCCACCACGCCTACGCCGACCACGCCGAGGGCTTCTCTTTCCTGAACGACGTGGTGATCAGCGCCCGCTGGCTGCTGGACGGTGGCCACGCCCGGCGCATCGTGATTCTGGATCTGGACGTGCATCAGGGCAACGGCACGGCGGCCCTGCTGGCCTCCGAGCCACGGGCCCTGACCGTCAGCGTGCACGGCGCGAACAACTATCCCTTTCGCAAGGAGGTGGGCGGGCTGGACATCGCCCTGCCCGACGGCACGGCGGACGCGGCCTACCTCGCGGCGCTTGACGAACGGGTGGCTCCGGTGGTCGCCGCCTTCCGGCCGGACTTCGCCTTCTACCTCGCGGGGGCCGACGTGCTCGCCGGAGATCAGCTGGGCAAGCTGGCCCTGAGCGTGACTGGCGTGCGGCGGCGCGACGAGCGGGTGTTCCGCTGGGCCGCCCGCGCCCGCATTCCGCTCGTGACCGTGATGGCCGGGGGGTACAACCGCGATCCGCAGCGGTTGATCGAGGCGCGGGTGGGAACGGTGAAGGCGGGGCTGGCGGCGTTTGGGTGA
- a CDS encoding NAD(P)H-dependent flavin oxidoreductase encodes MNALMQRLNLRVPVVLAPMAGGPGTPELAAAVCEAGGLGSVGSAYLTPTQIREAGAQVRARTDRPFALNVFVPEESAWPEAEAVARAAAELAPFHAALKLPPPTLPQRVSEDFAAQFAAVLEVRPDVLSFTFGRLSADHLRALRARGILTVGTATGLMEARALETDGVDAIVVQGGAAGGHRGGWLEDELADTPTLTRSVAAAVGVPVIAAGGVMNRAGVRAVLDTGASLAQCGTAFLRAAEAGTSAPYRAALAAAGPSDTTLTRAFSGRPARGLRNAMTRAAEQPLPYPYQNALTRPLRAAGTAAGRADVLSLWAGEGVEQGREDTAANILAALW; translated from the coding sequence ATGAACGCCCTGATGCAGCGCCTGAACCTGCGCGTGCCGGTGGTCCTCGCGCCGATGGCGGGCGGCCCCGGCACGCCGGAACTGGCCGCCGCCGTGTGTGAGGCCGGCGGACTGGGCAGCGTGGGCTCGGCATACCTGACCCCCACCCAGATCCGCGAGGCCGGGGCCCAGGTCCGGGCACGAACCGACCGGCCCTTTGCCCTGAACGTGTTCGTGCCCGAAGAAAGTGCGTGGCCGGAGGCAGAGGCCGTTGCGCGGGCCGCGGCAGAACTGGCCCCCTTTCACGCGGCCCTGAAACTGCCCCCGCCCACGCTGCCGCAGCGGGTCTCCGAGGACTTCGCCGCACAGTTCGCGGCGGTGCTGGAGGTGCGCCCAGACGTGCTCTCCTTTACCTTTGGACGGCTGAGTGCGGACCATCTGCGGGCGTTGCGGGCGCGGGGCATCCTGACGGTGGGCACAGCCACGGGCCTCATGGAAGCGCGGGCACTGGAGACCGACGGCGTGGACGCCATCGTGGTGCAGGGCGGCGCAGCGGGCGGGCACCGTGGGGGCTGGCTGGAGGACGAGCTGGCCGACACGCCCACACTGACCCGCAGCGTGGCGGCAGCGGTGGGGGTGCCGGTGATCGCGGCGGGCGGCGTGATGAACCGCGCCGGGGTGCGCGCCGTGCTGGACACCGGGGCCAGCCTTGCGCAGTGCGGCACGGCCTTTCTGCGCGCGGCGGAGGCAGGGACGTCCGCGCCGTACCGGGCAGCGCTGGCGGCGGCAGGGCCGAGCGACACCACCCTCACCCGCGCCTTCAGCGGCCGCCCGGCGCGGGGACTGCGCAACGCCATGACGCGGGCGGCCGAGCAGCCCCTTCCCTATCCGTACCAGAACGCCCTGACCCGCCCGCTGCGGGCGGCGGGAACGGCGGCCGGCCGCGCGGACGTGCTGAGCCTGTGGGCCGGGGAGGGGGTGGAGCAGGGCCGCGAGGACACCGCGGCAAACATCCTCGCCGCGCTGTGGTGA
- a CDS encoding GNAT family N-acetyltransferase — translation MNNAAASEVRLRSLRSGDEESAVRWGADEAFCRAVDWPPGLSAAHLRAHWQDLIAATEPDFLRLGIERGGRLVGYTDLAHITDHGAEFGIAIGERTLWGSGVGTAAGQQTLTHAFGPLGLRRVHAEVHLPNLRSHALMRRLGFRELGRAGAQEYQGQIVPVVRYRLDRVDFTP, via the coding sequence GTGAACAACGCTGCGGCAAGTGAGGTTCGGCTCCGCTCCCTGCGTTCCGGCGATGAGGAGTCCGCCGTGCGCTGGGGCGCAGACGAAGCGTTTTGCCGGGCCGTCGACTGGCCGCCCGGCCTGAGCGCCGCACACCTGCGGGCGCACTGGCAGGACCTCATCGCCGCCACCGAACCGGACTTTCTGCGGCTGGGCATAGAGCGGGGCGGAAGGCTGGTCGGCTACACCGATCTGGCCCACATCACGGACCACGGCGCAGAGTTTGGCATCGCCATCGGCGAGCGGACGCTGTGGGGCAGCGGCGTGGGCACGGCAGCGGGGCAGCAGACGCTGACCCACGCCTTCGGTCCGCTGGGCCTGCGCCGGGTCCACGCCGAGGTTCACCTGCCCAACCTGCGCTCGCACGCCCTGATGAGGCGGCTGGGCTTCCGTGAACTCGGGCGGGCGGGGGCACAGGAGTATCAGGGGCAGATCGTGCCGGTCGTGCGCTACCGCCTGGACCGGGTGGACTTCACGCCGTAA
- a CDS encoding ACT domain-containing protein — protein MSLTLSVLPDEYAVCQLSAEAGVPVWATSGELWSVTGAPGEVSVVCGAAAVPPEVRAQRGWAALRLHGPFEFTLTGILAAVLNPLRDAGVGIFALSTFDTDYVLVPQEKLARAVEALRAAGHTVTA, from the coding sequence ATGTCCCTGACCCTGTCTGTTCTGCCCGACGAGTACGCTGTATGCCAGCTGTCTGCGGAGGCCGGTGTGCCGGTCTGGGCCACCTCCGGCGAGTTGTGGAGCGTGACCGGCGCGCCCGGCGAGGTATCGGTGGTGTGCGGTGCGGCGGCTGTTCCCCCGGAGGTCCGTGCCCAGCGCGGTTGGGCGGCGCTGCGGCTGCACGGGCCCTTCGAGTTCACCCTGACCGGCATCCTGGCGGCCGTGCTGAACCCGCTGCGCGACGCGGGCGTCGGCATCTTCGCCCTGTCGACCTTCGACACGGACTACGTCCTCGTGCCCCAGGAGAAGCTGGCCCGGGCAGTGGAGGCCCTGCGGGCGGCGGGACACACGGTTACGGCGTGA
- a CDS encoding helix-turn-helix domain-containing protein: MTTMLDTTEAQIARRIRLERDARGWSQAELAGHAGVSKASISKIERGEMSPTAVTLVRLAGAFDLTLAELLLRAEGEAGRLTRAADQPTWRDPATRYLRRQVFMRPDHPLELVQVGLPAGERVALPASSYAQIRQVVWVLEGQLTVLEGTAPGERHTLERGDCLEFGVPTDVTLANDSAAACSYLVALVRR; encoded by the coding sequence ATGACCACCATGCTGGACACAACCGAGGCCCAGATTGCGCGCCGCATCCGGCTGGAACGGGATGCCCGGGGCTGGTCGCAGGCGGAACTGGCCGGCCACGCGGGGGTGTCCAAGGCCAGCATCAGCAAGATCGAGCGCGGGGAGATGAGTCCGACCGCCGTGACGCTGGTGCGCCTGGCCGGGGCCTTTGATCTGACGCTGGCGGAACTGCTGCTGCGGGCCGAGGGCGAAGCGGGGCGGCTGACCCGGGCCGCCGACCAGCCGACGTGGCGCGACCCGGCCACCCGGTACCTGCGCCGTCAGGTGTTCATGCGCCCGGACCATCCGCTGGAACTTGTGCAGGTCGGGTTGCCCGCCGGGGAACGGGTGGCCCTTCCGGCCTCCTCGTACGCGCAGATCCGTCAGGTCGTGTGGGTGCTGGAGGGCCAGCTGACCGTGCTGGAAGGCACCGCTCCGGGGGAACGGCACACGCTGGAACGCGGCGACTGTCTGGAATTCGGCGTCCCGACCGACGTGACCCTCGCCAACGATTCGGCGGCGGCCTGCAGTTATCTGGTCGCGCTGGTGCGGCGGTGA
- a CDS encoding GNAT family N-acetyltransferase: MRAVPAPVISVLHDTPGVRAQLVSLLTGTVAQGGSVGFMHPLSPAVADAFWAGSLAAAARDERTVLGAWAGDTLIGTVTLLLALPPNQLHRAEIAKMMTRPQWRGQGVARALLRRAEALAVERGRTLLVLDTATEGGAAGLYEKAGYTRAGEIPDFALKPHGGLTGTLLYWKRIGPAATSAAPEDASE, translated from the coding sequence GTGAGGGCTGTGCCCGCCCCGGTGATTTCGGTCCTGCACGACACGCCCGGGGTCCGGGCCCAGTTGGTCAGCCTGCTCACCGGGACGGTGGCGCAGGGTGGATCGGTGGGCTTCATGCATCCGCTCTCCCCCGCCGTGGCCGACGCCTTCTGGGCCGGGTCCCTGGCTGCCGCGGCACGCGACGAGCGGACCGTTCTGGGGGCCTGGGCCGGCGACACCCTGATCGGTACGGTCACGCTGCTGCTCGCCCTTCCACCCAACCAGCTCCACCGCGCCGAGATCGCCAAGATGATGACCCGCCCGCAGTGGCGCGGCCAGGGCGTGGCGCGGGCCCTGCTGCGGCGGGCCGAGGCGCTGGCCGTGGAACGCGGGCGCACCCTGCTCGTCCTCGACACGGCCACCGAGGGCGGCGCGGCGGGCCTGTACGAGAAAGCCGGCTACACCCGGGCCGGCGAGATTCCCGATTTTGCGCTGAAACCGCACGGCGGACTCACCGGGACGCTGCTGTACTGGAAAAGGATCGGACCGGCGGCGACCTCCGCTGCGCCGGAAGACGCCAGCGAATAG